One genomic window of Malaciobacter molluscorum LMG 25693 includes the following:
- a CDS encoding YceI family protein, whose translation MYKLIVLAFFAVALNAQNLDFLNGKILAHTEVFGDSNINPFSQNIKSQLTIEKKIDSIKGEIELNTTSLHSSNDKRDEHMYEVLHIKKFPKINYLISEIRKVEDGYEINGILTLNGIKKIVTSKAKIIDENNHIIFDGKFSIKLTSFNIERPTMFFLTVRDQVDITYHLDYIKG comes from the coding sequence ATGTATAAGTTAATTGTATTAGCATTTTTTGCTGTTGCATTAAATGCTCAAAATTTAGATTTTTTAAATGGAAAAATCTTAGCACATACTGAAGTTTTTGGAGATAGTAATATAAATCCATTTTCTCAAAATATAAAATCACAGCTTACAATAGAAAAAAAGATTGATTCTATCAAAGGAGAAATTGAGTTAAACACTACTTCTTTACATAGTTCAAATGATAAAAGAGATGAACATATGTATGAAGTTTTGCATATTAAAAAGTTTCCTAAAATAAATTACTTAATTTCTGAAATTAGAAAAGTAGAAGATGGCTATGAAATAAATGGTATTCTAACACTAAACGGTATAAAAAAAATAGTTACATCTAAAGCTAAAATAATAGATGAAAATAACCATATTATTTTTGATGGAAAATTTAGTATTAAATTAACTTCATTTAATATAGAACGACCAACAATGTTCTTTTTAACAGTTAGAGATCAAGTTGATATTACTTATCATTTAGATTATATAAAAGGATAA
- a CDS encoding metallophosphoesterase, translated as MKLPKISNININIKNEDLHNMQILHLSDLHINKRTSVENIKTLVDICNNIKYDILVITGDIIDCKVKKIQNLLKILNNLEKVYYISGNHDLFYGIKDLEKILDNFNFIDNKTLFIKYNDKNIAIAGLSDRFSKFFKIKRDENKIINFLKKNKNSILLAHQPKDYNFAVNTNTNLFLCGHTHGGQIFPFHYLVKLVQPFLNGLHYKKNSAIYVNKGLGTWGIDFRYKANNEITLIKLIHK; from the coding sequence ATGAAATTACCAAAAATATCAAACATTAATATAAATATTAAAAATGAAGATTTGCACAATATGCAAATTCTTCATTTAAGTGATTTACATATAAATAAAAGAACTTCAGTTGAAAACATAAAAACACTTGTTGATATTTGTAATAATATAAAATATGATATTTTAGTAATAACGGGTGATATAATAGATTGTAAAGTAAAGAAAATACAAAATTTACTAAAAATTTTGAATAATTTAGAAAAAGTATATTATATAAGTGGTAATCATGATCTATTTTATGGAATAAAAGATTTAGAAAAAATATTAGATAATTTTAATTTTATAGATAATAAAACTCTATTTATAAAATACAATGATAAAAATATAGCAATAGCTGGACTTAGTGATAGATTTTCTAAATTTTTTAAGATAAAACGAGATGAAAATAAAATAATAAATTTTTTAAAAAAGAATAAAAACTCTATTTTATTAGCCCATCAACCAAAAGATTATAATTTTGCAGTAAACACAAATACAAATCTCTTTTTATGTGGTCATACACATGGTGGTCAAATATTTCCTTTTCATTATCTTGTAAAGTTAGTACAACCTTTTTTAAATGGGCTTCATTATAAAAAAAATAGTGCTATTTATGTAAATAAGGGTTTAGGAACATGGGGTATTGACTTTAGATATAAAGCAAATAATGAAATTACTCTCATTAAATTAATACATAAATAA
- a CDS encoding response regulator has product MKILVIEDDEKIVNFLKKGLEEETYIVDYCLNGDEGIYLATVNEYDLILLDIMIPVKDGIEVCKTLRKSNINTPIIMLTAKDSIEDKIKGLDIGANDYLAKPFSFSELLARIRVQLRTSYSNQTILKIDDLELNLLTKSAKRAEDNINLTAKEFALLEYLIKNKDKVLSESVISSALSNMDDTNISNIVNVYIYRLRNKIDKPYEKKLIKTMRGLGFKISDD; this is encoded by the coding sequence ATGAAAATTTTAGTAATTGAAGATGATGAAAAAATTGTAAACTTTCTAAAAAAAGGACTAGAAGAAGAAACATATATAGTTGACTACTGTTTAAATGGAGATGAAGGTATATATTTAGCAACTGTAAATGAATATGATTTAATACTTCTTGATATTATGATTCCTGTAAAAGATGGAATTGAAGTATGCAAAACTCTTAGAAAATCAAATATAAATACTCCCATTATCATGTTAACTGCAAAAGATTCTATTGAAGATAAAATAAAAGGTTTAGATATTGGAGCTAATGATTATTTAGCAAAACCTTTTTCATTTAGTGAACTATTAGCTAGAATTAGAGTTCAATTAAGAACAAGTTATTCAAATCAAACTATTCTTAAAATTGATGATTTAGAACTAAATTTATTAACAAAATCTGCTAAAAGAGCAGAAGATAATATAAATTTAACAGCAAAAGAATTTGCACTTTTAGAATACTTGATAAAAAATAAAGATAAAGTATTATCTGAAAGTGTAATAAGTTCAGCTCTAAGTAATATGGATGATACAAATATAAGTAATATAGTTAATGTATATATTTATAGATTAAGAAATAAAATAGATAAACCATATGAAAAAAAACTAATAAAAACAATGAGAGGATTAGGGTTTAAAATAAGTGATGACTAA
- a CDS encoding sensor histidine kinase codes for MTNLSIKKKLLIYNIIIQTIILLLFSFSLYKTLESSSKDKLESTLKVIVLDVVDDIVEHKDKLTKRVFNEEKEYKFKPLYIRLLKIDDTYEVINSTIFPNDIKENINELKNINKNNIVFNYQKDYIISQMKLFLNNQNYVVEVATNFDTINSTLENILYILFFIVPIILIISIIAGYFLIYKSFVPIELMLNNLKNINASDLSKRLESKNMNDEIDLLANEINNLLQRLQLSFEKISQFSSDASHELKTPLTIIRGEIEIALRKDRTTKEYKESFENCLDEILVIQQTIDDLLFLAKEEYEVLEETKEDVYLDEVTNEAYKEMLSFAKLRDIKLLCKIDEPIQIKGHHKLLKIAIKNIIKNAITFSHKNEDVYIKNYSDDAYYIISIEDKGIGISKEDQKKIFEKFFRTDKSRNKESGGTGLGMSIVKKIVKIHKGEIELKSQENKGTCVYFKFLK; via the coding sequence ATGACTAATTTATCAATTAAAAAAAAGTTATTAATTTACAATATAATAATTCAAACAATAATACTTTTATTGTTCTCTTTTTCTTTATATAAAACACTTGAATCATCTTCAAAAGATAAACTTGAATCAACTTTAAAAGTAATTGTACTTGATGTAGTTGATGATATAGTTGAACATAAAGATAAATTAACAAAAAGAGTTTTTAATGAAGAAAAAGAGTATAAATTTAAGCCTTTATATATAAGACTTCTAAAAATTGATGATACATATGAAGTAATAAATTCTACTATTTTTCCAAATGATATAAAAGAAAATATAAATGAATTAAAAAATATTAATAAAAATAACATTGTATTTAATTATCAAAAAGATTACATAATTAGTCAAATGAAACTATTTTTAAATAACCAAAATTATGTAGTTGAGGTTGCAACAAATTTTGATACAATAAATTCTACTTTAGAAAATATTTTATATATTCTATTTTTTATCGTTCCTATAATCTTAATAATTTCTATTATTGCAGGTTATTTTCTAATTTATAAATCTTTTGTACCAATAGAACTTATGTTAAATAATTTAAAAAATATAAATGCAAGTGATTTGTCAAAAAGATTAGAATCAAAAAATATGAATGATGAAATTGATTTATTAGCAAACGAAATAAATAATTTACTTCAAAGACTACAACTATCTTTTGAAAAAATATCTCAATTTAGTAGTGATGCATCACATGAATTAAAAACCCCACTTACAATTATTCGTGGAGAAATTGAAATTGCATTGAGAAAAGATAGAACTACTAAAGAGTATAAAGAAAGTTTTGAAAACTGCCTAGATGAAATTTTAGTAATTCAACAAACTATAGATGATCTACTATTTTTAGCAAAAGAAGAGTATGAAGTTTTAGAAGAAACAAAAGAAGATGTTTATCTTGATGAGGTTACAAATGAAGCATATAAAGAGATGCTTTCTTTTGCAAAATTAAGAGATATTAAACTTCTATGTAAAATTGATGAACCAATACAAATAAAAGGTCACCACAAACTACTTAAAATTGCAATAAAAAATATTATTAAAAATGCTATTACTTTTAGTCATAAAAATGAAGATGTTTATATAAAAAACTATAGTGATGATGCTTATTATATTATTAGTATAGAAGATAAAGGCATTGGTATATCAAAAGAGGATCAAAAGAAAATATTTGAGAAATTTTTTAGAACAGATAAAAGCCGTAATAAAGAGTCTGGAG